The following proteins are encoded in a genomic region of Reichenbachiella sp.:
- a CDS encoding ATP-binding protein, which produces MGNYEIFDGMIEGVQVIDHEWRYIYANEAVARHAKLSKNDLIGFTMMEKFPGIEKTPMFKLLEQCMQKKQANEWVNEFDFPDSSKGYFELKIRPVDDGLLVLSFDISAQKQAEDIIRKSNEELEELVKIRTRELLDQKILIEAQTEYLKDLNNAKDKFFNIIAHDLRSPLHSLKGLSSIMVEGIKHMSEEDVKKLSQGLQTTVDNTINLTDNLIEWARIQVQEFETRKEKLNLGQILSNIWELYRDQADKKNIELKYSVGKGAYAFGDKNQVTFIIRNLVNNAIKFTPKGGVVTMLASSKKGNVDVQVIDNGIGLTQSEIEVLFTKMEKESTPGTAGEKGTGMGLKLCFEFAKLNGGNIEIKSEPNRSTEFKLTLSEYQAREKVKKRSKLAI; this is translated from the coding sequence ATGGGAAACTATGAGATTTTCGATGGTATGATCGAAGGTGTGCAAGTCATCGATCATGAATGGCGATATATCTATGCCAATGAAGCTGTAGCACGTCATGCCAAATTATCCAAAAATGATTTGATTGGATTTACCATGATGGAAAAATTTCCAGGTATTGAGAAAACTCCCATGTTCAAACTTTTGGAGCAGTGTATGCAAAAAAAGCAGGCAAATGAGTGGGTGAACGAATTTGATTTTCCAGATAGCAGTAAAGGATATTTTGAGTTGAAGATAAGGCCTGTAGATGATGGATTGTTGGTTCTGTCTTTTGATATCTCAGCTCAAAAACAAGCTGAAGATATCATTAGAAAATCAAACGAAGAATTGGAAGAATTGGTGAAAATAAGAACCAGAGAATTGTTGGATCAGAAAATATTGATTGAGGCTCAAACTGAATATTTAAAGGATCTGAACAATGCGAAAGATAAGTTTTTCAACATCATTGCTCATGATTTGAGAAGCCCGCTTCATTCGTTGAAAGGGCTGTCCTCTATTATGGTAGAAGGGATTAAGCATATGAGTGAGGAAGATGTCAAAAAACTGAGTCAAGGTTTGCAGACTACTGTGGACAATACAATTAATTTAACTGACAATTTGATAGAATGGGCGAGAATTCAAGTTCAGGAATTTGAAACAAGAAAGGAAAAATTGAATCTTGGTCAAATATTAAGCAACATTTGGGAGCTGTACAGAGATCAGGCAGACAAGAAAAATATCGAGCTGAAATACAGTGTTGGAAAAGGTGCTTATGCATTTGGAGATAAAAATCAGGTGACTTTTATCATTAGAAATTTGGTCAATAACGCCATTAAATTCACTCCAAAAGGAGGTGTTGTCACCATGTTGGCCTCCTCAAAAAAGGGAAATGTAGATGTGCAGGTCATTGATAACGGTATTGGGTTGACTCAAAGTGAAATTGAAGTTTTATTCACAAAAATGGAAAAGGAAAGTACGCCTGGTACAGCTGGTGAAAAAGGTACAGGCATGGGTTTGAAACTATGTTTTGAATTCGCTAAACTCAATGGCGGCAATATTGAAATAAAAAGTGAACCTAATCGATCAACTGAATTCAAATTGACATTGTCTGAATATCAGGCTCGTGAAAAAGTAAAAAAAAGAAGTAAGTTGGCTATTTGA
- a CDS encoding DMT family transporter, with translation MNKNLWLFIIPALIWGSTWFTIKFQLGVVDPLVSVVYRYLLAGVVMITFCLATRRKMKFSIREHGFIALQGFLLFGVNYWLVYEAEVYLASGLIAVAYSTLVFLNSGFGAIFLKCPINKSILMAALFGLSGTILIFSNEFLGLTFSQETIVGTIITVLSVIIASLGNITSARNSASNIPVIQANAYGMLYGGIWMGLLALILERPFSFDSSATYIVSLLYLTVFGSIIAFGTYLTLISRVGADKAAYALVIIPVIAIGISLIFENYQMTWYAAIGVVLIMIGNVLAIRKKEQPKNV, from the coding sequence ATGAATAAAAATCTTTGGCTGTTTATAATTCCTGCGTTGATCTGGGGGTCAACCTGGTTTACTATAAAGTTCCAGTTGGGTGTGGTGGATCCCTTGGTTTCGGTGGTTTACCGATACTTACTGGCCGGAGTAGTGATGATTACGTTTTGTTTAGCTACTCGAAGAAAGATGAAATTCTCCATTCGGGAACATGGCTTTATTGCTTTACAAGGTTTTTTGCTATTTGGAGTAAACTATTGGTTGGTTTATGAGGCTGAAGTCTATCTCGCCAGTGGGTTGATTGCTGTGGCCTATTCTACTTTAGTATTTTTAAATTCAGGGTTTGGAGCCATTTTTTTAAAGTGCCCCATCAACAAAAGTATTTTGATGGCAGCCTTGTTTGGGTTGTCAGGTACCATATTGATTTTTAGTAATGAATTTCTGGGTTTAACATTTTCTCAGGAAACTATTGTCGGCACCATCATTACGGTTTTATCAGTGATTATTGCTTCTTTAGGTAATATCACATCGGCGAGAAACTCTGCCAGCAACATTCCAGTTATTCAAGCGAATGCCTATGGTATGTTATACGGAGGTATTTGGATGGGACTCTTGGCTTTGATTCTAGAGCGCCCGTTTAGTTTTGATTCATCAGCTACTTACATCGTTTCATTGCTTTACCTGACAGTTTTTGGTTCAATTATCGCATTTGGCACCTATCTCACGCTGATCAGTAGAGTAGGAGCTGATAAAGCTGCTTATGCTTTGGTCATAATCCCGGTGATAGCTATCGGTATTTCATTAATTTTTGAAAACTATCAAATGACTTGGTATGCTGCCATCGGGGTGGTACTGATAATGATAGGAAATGTTTTAGCGATTCGAAAAAAAGAACAGCCTAAAAATGTCTAG
- a CDS encoding PAS domain S-box protein → MNLQEQILDSYDSLVVFSLDTSYRILSFNKSGFLLLKQMYGREAKIGDDILDFFESERSKSLAREHFDRALQGERFTVMRPFGTKGNMRHFDIMYAPLETNNKIYGFSALVVDITEKKKHEEERIRANEMYKRLFVTSKDAIMTSEPPSWKFTTGNNTILDMFKVKDMKEWTSLGPWHVSPEYQPDGERSSEKAKRMIHTAMEKGSHFFEWTHRRMNGEDFPATVQLTRVDFSERQFLQATVRDITEVKKTEKERILNETKFQNIFEGVSEGILVAGYYEGSFLYANPAIQKMTGYSQEEIIGLPPNLVHNEKDHDLVLNAVKSCKHDQESKTIEIEFIRKDKSTFLGQAIYSFMKWGDLDCIVAFIRDISDLKKAEKEIRDNQMRYQALFEYSKDAIIIFKASGEFVTGNEAVVKLFHAENLDACKNTPPDVIWPEFQPDGKPSLEKSEEVMRTAVEKGSNSFEWQYKKYTGETFYASVTLSRIDTDDEVFVQASIRDITEQIETKKRLEAQNELQNLLMRISSKYINTPLADVDEAIQNSLKEIGEFVKADRSYLFEFDYINRTISNTFEWCAKDIRSVMSDSQNLPMNEVAEMVDPHFLGDFIYIPDTQLMEESGSKKILIEQEIKSLLTVPLMHRNNCIGFVGFDSVASKKMYSQKEIAILKLYSDMLVNIQMRSEKEKELQKLLHTTKEQNQRLKEFSYITSHNIRASVANLLGLSEMIRVIPESEGYLDMLKVTTEKLDNSITNINELINFENQTSELKKIDCSLSEAIQRVLKLTNQIIKKKEVDLKIDIEESHMIKAFPAYLDSIFHNLITNALKYGITDQSKLLEIYANQEETGTSVFIKDRGLGIDLDKYREKMFKLGTRLHDTSDGQGLGLFMTKRQLEAMGGQIEVQSQLNSGTTFKLFFPELVNAS, encoded by the coding sequence ATGAATCTTCAGGAGCAAATACTTGATAGCTACGACAGTTTGGTCGTCTTTTCACTCGATACCTCCTACCGTATTCTATCATTTAACAAAAGTGGATTTCTACTGCTCAAGCAGATGTATGGTAGAGAAGCCAAAATAGGAGATGATATCCTTGATTTTTTTGAAAGCGAGCGCTCCAAATCATTAGCAAGGGAGCACTTCGACAGAGCCCTTCAAGGCGAGCGATTTACAGTCATGCGTCCGTTTGGAACAAAAGGAAACATGAGACACTTTGACATCATGTATGCGCCTCTCGAAACTAATAACAAGATCTATGGTTTCTCTGCGCTTGTAGTAGACATTACTGAAAAAAAGAAACACGAAGAAGAACGTATACGAGCCAATGAAATGTACAAGAGGTTATTTGTCACGTCCAAAGATGCGATCATGACTTCTGAGCCTCCTTCCTGGAAATTTACTACAGGAAACAACACTATTCTAGACATGTTCAAAGTAAAGGATATGAAAGAATGGACGTCATTGGGCCCTTGGCATGTGTCACCAGAGTATCAACCCGATGGTGAACGCTCCTCAGAAAAGGCCAAACGAATGATTCATACGGCGATGGAAAAAGGTTCTCATTTTTTCGAATGGACCCATCGGAGAATGAATGGAGAAGATTTTCCGGCCACTGTTCAATTGACACGAGTCGACTTCAGTGAACGTCAGTTTCTACAGGCCACAGTAAGAGACATTACCGAGGTAAAAAAGACAGAAAAAGAAAGAATTCTAAACGAAACCAAGTTCCAAAACATCTTTGAGGGTGTGAGCGAGGGTATTTTGGTGGCGGGCTATTATGAAGGTTCATTTCTATATGCCAACCCAGCCATCCAAAAAATGACCGGCTACTCACAGGAGGAGATAATAGGCCTCCCTCCGAATCTGGTACACAACGAAAAAGATCATGACCTGGTACTTAATGCAGTCAAAAGTTGTAAACATGATCAAGAAAGTAAAACCATAGAAATAGAGTTCATACGAAAAGATAAATCCACTTTTTTAGGACAGGCCATCTATTCATTTATGAAATGGGGTGACTTGGACTGTATCGTAGCCTTTATCAGAGACATCAGTGATCTCAAAAAAGCAGAGAAAGAAATTCGTGATAACCAAATGAGGTATCAAGCCTTATTTGAGTATTCAAAAGATGCCATTATCATCTTCAAAGCCAGCGGTGAATTCGTTACTGGCAATGAAGCGGTTGTAAAACTATTTCATGCCGAAAACCTTGATGCATGCAAAAACACACCTCCTGATGTAATTTGGCCAGAGTTTCAGCCAGATGGAAAACCATCATTGGAGAAATCTGAAGAAGTGATGCGAACAGCCGTCGAAAAAGGTTCTAATTCTTTCGAATGGCAATACAAAAAATATACTGGTGAAACATTTTATGCATCTGTCACACTATCTAGAATAGATACCGATGATGAGGTATTTGTCCAGGCAAGCATTCGAGATATTACTGAGCAAATAGAAACAAAGAAGCGGCTTGAAGCTCAAAACGAATTACAAAACCTCTTGATGAGAATATCTTCCAAATATATCAATACACCACTCGCAGATGTAGATGAAGCTATTCAAAACTCACTCAAGGAAATTGGTGAATTCGTTAAAGCAGACCGCTCCTATCTGTTCGAGTTTGATTACATCAACCGAACCATTAGCAACACCTTCGAGTGGTGTGCAAAAGATATTCGTAGCGTCATGAGTGATTCGCAAAATCTTCCAATGAATGAGGTGGCTGAAATGGTTGACCCTCACTTTCTTGGTGATTTCATTTACATCCCGGACACTCAACTTATGGAAGAAAGTGGCTCTAAGAAAATCCTAATAGAACAGGAAATAAAAAGCTTACTAACCGTTCCTTTGATGCACCGAAACAACTGTATAGGTTTTGTGGGCTTCGATTCAGTGGCAAGTAAAAAAATGTATTCTCAAAAGGAAATAGCCATTTTGAAGCTTTATTCTGATATGCTGGTCAATATTCAGATGAGGTCCGAAAAAGAAAAAGAACTGCAAAAATTATTACACACCACAAAAGAGCAAAATCAACGACTTAAAGAATTTTCATACATTACTTCGCATAACATCCGTGCTTCTGTAGCCAATTTGTTAGGACTTTCTGAAATGATTCGAGTAATTCCAGAAAGCGAGGGCTATTTAGATATGTTGAAGGTGACCACGGAAAAACTGGATAATTCCATCACCAACATCAATGAACTAATCAATTTCGAAAATCAAACCAGTGAATTAAAAAAAATAGATTGCAGCTTGTCTGAAGCCATCCAAAGAGTATTGAAGTTGACCAATCAGATCATCAAAAAGAAAGAAGTTGATCTAAAAATTGACATTGAAGAATCACATATGATCAAAGCTTTTCCTGCCTATCTCGACAGTATTTTCCATAATTTGATCACCAATGCTTTGAAGTACGGTATCACAGATCAATCCAAGTTGCTAGAAATCTACGCCAACCAGGAAGAAACCGGAACTTCTGTTTTCATCAAGGATCGCGGCTTGGGGATTGACCTGGACAAGTACAGAGAGAA